One Micromonospora sp. WMMD812 genomic window carries:
- the manD gene encoding D-mannonate dehydratase ManD, with the protein MKIVAADVIVTSPDRNFVTLKITTDDGVTGLGDGTLNGRELSVASYLRDHVVPLLIGRDPHRIEDTWQFLYRSAYWRRGPVTMAAIAAVDVALWDIKAKAAGMPLYQLLGGASRTGVMAYGHASGRDLPELFDSIRRHLELGYRSIRVQTSVPGINAVYGVAAQPSADGRRYDYEPAQRIPLPAEEDWDTRAYLRHLPGVFEAVRNEFGRELPLLHDGHHRMTPIQAARLGKDLEPYDLFWLEDCTPAENQEALRLVRQHTVTPLAIGEVFNTVWDYQTLIREQLIDYVRSAVTHTGGITAMRKLLDFAAQYQIKSGIHGPTDISPVGMAAALHLDLAIHNFGIQEYMPHGALTDEVFRQSFTFADGYLHPGDRPGIGVDLDEEAAARFPYVPAYLPFNRLKDGTVHDW; encoded by the coding sequence GTGAAGATCGTCGCAGCGGACGTCATCGTGACCAGCCCCGACCGCAACTTCGTGACCCTGAAGATCACGACGGACGACGGCGTCACCGGCCTGGGCGACGGCACCCTCAACGGACGGGAACTGTCCGTGGCGTCGTACCTGCGCGACCACGTCGTGCCGCTGCTGATCGGCCGCGACCCGCACCGCATCGAGGACACCTGGCAGTTCCTCTACCGATCGGCGTACTGGCGGCGCGGCCCGGTGACCATGGCCGCCATCGCCGCCGTCGACGTCGCGCTCTGGGACATCAAGGCCAAGGCGGCCGGCATGCCGCTGTACCAACTGCTGGGCGGGGCGTCCCGCACCGGCGTCATGGCGTACGGCCACGCCTCCGGCCGGGACCTGCCGGAGCTGTTCGACTCGATCCGCCGGCACCTCGAACTCGGCTACCGGTCGATCCGGGTGCAGACCTCCGTGCCCGGCATCAACGCCGTCTACGGCGTCGCCGCCCAGCCCAGCGCCGACGGCCGGCGCTACGACTACGAGCCGGCGCAGCGCATCCCGCTGCCCGCCGAGGAGGACTGGGACACCCGCGCCTACCTGCGCCACCTGCCCGGCGTGTTCGAGGCGGTCCGCAACGAGTTCGGCCGGGAGCTGCCGCTGCTGCACGACGGGCACCACCGGATGACCCCAATCCAGGCCGCGCGGCTCGGCAAGGACCTGGAGCCGTACGACCTGTTCTGGCTGGAGGACTGCACGCCCGCCGAGAACCAGGAGGCGCTGCGGCTGGTCCGCCAGCACACCGTCACGCCGCTGGCCATCGGCGAGGTCTTCAACACGGTGTGGGACTACCAGACGCTGATCCGGGAGCAGCTGATCGACTACGTCCGGTCCGCCGTCACCCACACCGGCGGGATCACCGCGATGCGCAAGCTGCTCGACTTCGCCGCCCAGTACCAGATCAAGTCCGGCATCCACGGCCCGACCGACATCTCACCGGTCGGCATGGCCGCCGCGCTCCACCTCGACCTGGCCATCCACAACTTCGGCATCCAGGAGTACATGCCGCACGGCGCGCTCACCGACGAGGTGTTCCGGCAGTCGTTCACCTTCGCCGATGGCTACCTCCACCCGGGCGACCGACCGGGCATCGGGGTCGACCTCGACGAGGAGGCCGCGGCCCGGTTCCCGTACGTGCCGGCCTACCTGCCGTTCAACCGCCTCAAGGACGGGACGGTCCATGACTGGTGA
- a CDS encoding gluconokinase: MTGERFPDGGSRTRHVVVMGVSGAGKTTVARGISELTGLLFAEADEFHSAANVARMRSGVPLDDDARWPWLRDLAAWMADRGTEGRSTVLACSALKRSYRDVLRQGPPAVDFVHLDGSAEIIRDRLARRTGHYMPASLLESQLAILEPGEPDESVLVLDVSLTADDLVAAAVDGLDLAAASPVGER; this comes from the coding sequence ATGACTGGTGAGCGGTTCCCCGACGGCGGGAGCCGCACCCGGCACGTCGTGGTGATGGGCGTCTCCGGCGCCGGCAAGACCACCGTGGCCCGGGGGATCAGCGAGCTGACCGGGCTGCTGTTCGCCGAGGCCGACGAGTTCCACTCCGCCGCGAACGTGGCGCGGATGCGCTCGGGCGTGCCGCTGGACGACGACGCCCGGTGGCCCTGGCTGCGCGATCTCGCCGCCTGGATGGCCGACCGCGGCACGGAGGGCCGGTCGACCGTGCTGGCCTGCTCGGCTTTGAAGCGGTCGTACCGGGACGTGCTGCGCCAGGGCCCGCCGGCGGTGGACTTCGTGCACCTGGACGGGTCGGCGGAGATCATCCGGGACCGGCTCGCCCGCCGCACCGGGCACTACATGCCGGCGAGCCTGCTCGAATCACAGCTCGCCATCCTGGAACCGGGCGAGCCGGACGAGTCGGTGCTGGTGCTCGACGTCTCGCTCACGGCGGACGACCTCGTGGCGGCGGCGGTCGACGGCCTCGACCTGGCGGCCGCCAGCCCGGTGGGGGAGCGCTAG
- a CDS encoding MmcQ/YjbR family DNA-binding protein, giving the protein MVTVADVRALARTLPRSTEHLIRDRVKFRVGSIVYVAFSRDEATMGFGYPKEERDGLIAAEPELFFLPRPSDLRFHWVCCHTARLDHDHMTELVTEAWRMVVPKFLARQRLGD; this is encoded by the coding sequence ATGGTGACCGTCGCCGACGTCCGCGCCCTGGCCCGGACGCTGCCCCGCAGCACCGAGCACCTGATCCGCGACCGGGTGAAGTTCCGGGTCGGGTCGATCGTCTACGTCGCGTTCAGCCGCGACGAGGCGACGATGGGCTTCGGCTATCCCAAGGAGGAGCGGGACGGGCTGATCGCCGCCGAGCCGGAACTCTTCTTCCTGCCCCGCCCGTCCGACCTGCGCTTCCACTGGGTGTGCTGCCACACCGCCCGCCTCGACCACGACCACATGACCGAGCTGGTCACTGAGGCGTGGCGGATGGTCGTGCCGAAGTTCCTCGCCCGGCAGCGCCTCGGCGACTGA
- a CDS encoding alpha/beta hydrolase, which yields MTEQRISAFTSDRARAAYLAVYTRGLDRLWPVDRQSLDVATSLGPTRVHRTGRGDGVPVVLLPGAGGNSLSWHRHVARLGEAVPVVAVDPVGEPGGSDQRAPVGDGRDLARWLDEVLTALGIERAHLVGCSYGGWIAVRHALHAPNRAATITLLDPAGFGRITGRFLFWVIAGGLAGLTPAPLRRRLARWLRNATLRDDDLMRLAAATMRFRRRLPTPPTLTDAELRAVTVPTLVLLGERSQMYDAGQVADRLRRLLPDGRVEVVPGAGHDLPLHSPDLVTERTIAFIGQTEALA from the coding sequence GTGACGGAGCAACGGATCAGCGCATTCACCAGTGACCGAGCGCGGGCGGCCTACCTGGCCGTCTACACGCGCGGGCTCGATCGACTGTGGCCGGTGGACCGGCAGTCGCTCGACGTGGCCACGTCGCTCGGCCCCACCCGCGTCCACCGGACCGGCCGGGGCGACGGCGTCCCGGTCGTCCTGTTGCCGGGCGCCGGCGGCAATTCCCTGTCGTGGCACCGCCATGTCGCCCGGCTGGGCGAGGCGGTCCCGGTGGTCGCCGTCGACCCGGTCGGCGAGCCGGGCGGCTCCGACCAGCGGGCGCCGGTCGGCGACGGCCGCGACCTGGCCCGCTGGCTGGACGAGGTGCTCACCGCGCTGGGCATCGAGCGCGCCCACCTCGTCGGCTGCTCCTACGGCGGCTGGATCGCGGTGCGGCACGCCCTCCACGCCCCCAACCGGGCCGCCACGATCACGCTGCTCGACCCGGCCGGATTCGGCCGGATCACCGGCCGGTTCCTGTTCTGGGTGATCGCCGGCGGGCTCGCGGGGCTCACCCCGGCGCCCCTCCGCCGACGCCTGGCGCGGTGGCTGCGCAACGCCACCCTGCGCGACGACGACCTCATGCGCCTCGCGGCCGCGACGATGCGGTTCCGCCGCCGGCTGCCCACGCCGCCCACCCTCACCGACGCCGAGCTGCGCGCGGTCACCGTGCCGACCCTGGTGCTGCTTGGCGAACGGAGCCAGATGTACGACGCGGGCCAGGTCGCGGACCGGCTTCGCCGTCTGCTGCCCGACGGCCGCGTCGAGGTCGTGCCCGGCGCCGGCCACGACCTGCCCCTGCACTCCCCCGACCTCGTGACCGAGCGGACCATCGCGTTCATCGGGCAGACCGAGGCGCTCGCCTGA